The DNA region AGAGTTGTACTGTTGGATATTTGCCCAAAGTTTGACCATACAAGATTTAAAGACTTTAGACCAATCACAACAAATGTTGTGGCATTTTTCCTGATCATATTACAGCGTGTAAATTCAATGCTTGTAAGACCCGCTCAAGACGCCTTTTTACCACATTCAGGACAGATTTTTGGATgaatcatgttttacttatctaagcattgcaggtaagtagtatatatgtggtcttgtgcagGTAAGTGTTACatatatggttattagagtgagttaagttaatctacattttgccaacaagtCTAAGTATGAAGCAAAATGACAGGATTatagttttttaaagatttgtaataTTAGAAATGTGGATTTTTACATAGAAaggcttcactcattttcaGAATTTACAAGACATTAAAATTAGATAGATTCAAATGtgagactatttaatgacttttaaggccttattgttgtaacactgaatttaagacatttaaagactttttaaggacctgtataCAACCTGGATTAAATAGAATATTTGAGTACAAGtggctcaaacatgtttaagAAGGCGCAGGTTTCTCCAGATTGTGCAATAATGGTTGTTTGAAAAAGGATCACTATAGATCTAATTACTTTTCTTTTATCTGTAATTAGTTGGATTTTATACTTCTATTTTCTGTGGTGCGGTGAGCTTGTTAAACCTGAGAATTTCTCTAATTGAATGTCTCTTGACCAACATTTTATTGCAGTCTCTTAATGTGGTGTGCGTGCAGTAATGTCCTGACAATTTGTAATTAAAATTGGCCCTAATTGTTTTCAAATAACTGTAAAATTGTTGTGATGTTCTGCAATCTTCAGCCTCAATCCAACCTGTGTTTTCCCAGAACAAGAGGGGGAATGCCTGGAAGCAGAGTGAGACAGTCATATCAtactactgccacctgctggtcatgcTTTTTGCTTTACATTATGATGTGGAGCTGTTGGCGCAGCATTTACAGAATGAACCTCTGGTCTTGGTGGCTCATCAGAGCCGGCACACTGTGGACTGACCTGAGGAGTGTGTCCCAGCAGGGCCCACAGCGAATCAGCCGACAGGGTCCTGACTCTGGAAAACTCGAGCGTGTCCGTCTCCTGCCGGTTGAGAGCGATGTACTGGCAGCCCTGGTAGTCTCCTTTCAGCTGCTCACCACCGTGCAGCCGCACCAGATCCCACGTCCCCACCCGCCTCAGGACCTCCCGCACTGACTCCATCTGCCTGTACGACAGATGACCTGCAGGCaagacaaaacaacatttttaaaaagttcatCTGGAGGCATTCCTGTCAGAAGTTTGCTTAATTAAATTATTGTATCTGGTGGAATGCATTACACTGGAAGAAATATGAGACATGGCAAGTTGTTGAGTATTAAAAGTTGTATCACCTTAAGATAAGTTTTAAAAATTCAGAAATTCTCATAGTTTTTAAGTacttttgggcattttaaagAGTCATCGGGGCAGTAATAGacaaatataacatgttaaaactGAGATGTTTGCAGTGTATTGAACATACAGtttatctttttacgacccacTCACCAGAGAGCCAGGAGGGAGTCAGTGCATCTGATATCCAGGCGACGTAGCCTTCCCTGAAAGACCGGAGGAAGTCGTCGATCTGGCTGTGGGAGACcagctccctcctcttcctcagctcCTCATCCAGCTCACAGTCTGGAGAGAGGAAGACAACCCTGGGGAAGAAGAGGCTCTGGCGCACCAACACTCCAGTCCTCATCAAATGGCCACATAAGTTAGCCGTCTTGGTCtaaaggagaagaggaagattTTTGATTAATCATCTAGTCTATGAAATGCCAGGAAACACTGAAAACGGCCGGTACTGAATGTCTGGGCATAGTTGTAGTCTTGTTTACTTTTTATTGAATCAGACAGTCTTTGATGaaattctgtatttttactagaacatgctttaatggtcaaatTCCCTCAcgctgtctgtgctggaacacctgtattcccCCTCTGTATCAAACGTTCTGTTTTACTggctgtctctttaagcccccctcccaaaaaagtccAGCTGGCTCTGACTGGTCTCCATTTCTAGGTCTTCTGTATCTCTGCACAGTCATAGCAgcaggggaatgactgtaactgaGAACAGCGGCACTTGTTAATGTATAAAATTactaataaaagcttttaaacacaaccggccatgttccagcaggaatatgatccaaaatcgggaagaaattaacaacattggcgactaagattacatgtttccctgaggttagcatgtagctacatgtacatTAGCAGTGTACCTGCAGccaggaatgactgtaacagagtttAGCaactttttactgtgaaaaatcacccataaaagcttctaaacacaacgtTATCAAGAAGCTACATTTAGCAGCGTAGGCTACATAATAGCTCCATTTCCACCAGGCACTtacagtatggtacctttggaaccaacagtaacccttcagacatggtacctagaccctagtgttttcACTGCAAGCAgcactcttaaatgtgggcggggttgttgtcactcactgctccgtccagcactcactgtatttcctcctttatcagtctgcacctcatttatcgtccacagaacgaggctgcatgctgacagtttcagaacaaaataaaacaggctgcagtgagagtctctctccatgggatatttaaaaatagcgggtttgtgcatttagtccttctcaggcaagctcaggggtttagtgaggctggagcccacaggaactacGCTCTGCAGCCCTTTTAtttctccgagtgaggattagaatacaTGCAGCTCACATAATCCAGATGAAATtaatataaacacttgaagatccactcattactaaagttgtgtgtcatataaaaactacagtgatggtcaaagttgtcacagtgaaatttaaggtgtgctgatggattcacatcgtcaACTCATACATTACAAGTTAGCATTcgaccttaaaagtcgccggcagtcggcccagtcaATTAAGTTATTATTTTCTCCAACTCATCACTTCTCCGAaacattctttcattttatagttacagtttactaataaaactctccacagtatgaacagtggttacatgagcctcaaaaccagccacaactcagccctgagcagagtgaccgtcctctattgaccaatcaacagactgcagtgttcacagctccaccttttagtaccagatctgtgtgctaggtaccccaacagaggggggaccaaaaacggggacggtacagaacggttccattggtaccatccacaactttttacagtggaaacagaaacaaagcatactgaactgaactgtactgtactgtagtgCTTTGTGGAAACAGagataatgtacaaatgtacagCAGTGTGCCTGGAGCACATGACCATATAAGGAATCTGGCACATTATGACATCATACTGTCACCAGGGTAGAAAAAACTGTTGGCAACGGAATATTTAGTTAATAAATGGCAAAGCTTAAGGTCCACTTTAATTTTGGGAATTTTCATTCCTTCAGTAAATTAAAAGCTGgtatttggagaaaaaaatatgtttgtgtttttttaaagcaaagtgTAAACACTGGCCAACAGAGATACTCAATTATCAGAACTGATTATTAATGTGCTGCTGATAGACTAAGTAATTAATGGGCCGAGGGAATTTATTAATCCAGAAATTTGTCAGCATGTGCCAACACTCACACAGGATGCCTCTGTATTAAACAGTTATATAATGACCAAAATGCCACATAAACGCAGATGTCCACTTTTCATCCTGTAAAAGGACCCACTTTAAGAAATTATTCAACTTTAAATTGGCACAGACGGCAGAGCCGAATCTGCTTTGTGTAGATTAATGAAGTTAATACGTCCAATTCAAGCAGAACTATTTAAataatgcagtgtgtgtttgccaTCATCAGACTCTTCTGTCAAGCTCCACGTCCAAATTGAGCATCTATAGAGATGGAAATGAATGATTCCAAACAGACCCAGGCACATAAGGTGACAGCTGTGTTTAGGCACCTGCCTGCTttcacccctcctcctcctctaaaCATAATTATGGCCTTTCAAATGAAGAGCGGACACTCGGGAAGTTTAGGAAGCCTCGCTGTAGTGTTTGAAATTTCCATATAAATTGTTATGGTGACTCAGAATCTCTTAACCCGGCTGGAGTTCGGATGAAAACAATGTGCTGGACAATTGATTGGACCTTGGACACAAGTGTGCCAGACAGTTTGACATTTAGGTTTTCATGATGGCATTTCAGCGTTACAGcgaaatgtgtcttttcttttttttaccatgaTAGCTTTGAGGGGATCTTCAATCTGCTCAATGCATGTATTGGTAAAGTTTTGGTCCTCTTCTTTAACTTGCACGTGCCAGTTCTGGTTGTGAGCGGACACTGTGCCTCTCCAGGGTTTTACATCGATGCAGAAGATCCCCTGGCCTTAGtagaaagaagaaaacattaCTCCATGTGAAGCAGTACAGACTCAGAGCAATAGTTTTATATCACATATACTGCTTGTTTCCAATCACAGTGACCATATACaccaccggccactttattaggtacaccttgctctTTTACCTTCAGTACTGCCTCAACTCTTGGtagcatagattcaacaaggtgctggaaacattcctcagagatttgggtccatattgacatgacagcatcacacaccacatcccaaaggtgctctactggtttgagatctggtgaccgtggaggccattggagtacagtgaactcattgtcatgttcaagaaaccagtttgagatgatctgagctttgtgacatggtgcgttatcctgctggaagtagccatcagaagatgggtacactgtggtcataaagggatggacacggtcagcaacaatactcaggtaggctgtggtgtttaaatcaTGCTCAGTTGGTAGTAAGGGgaccaaagtgtgccaagaaaatctcccccacaccattacaccaccagcagcagcagcctgaagcgttgatacaaggcaggatggatccatgctttcatgttgtttacaccaaattctgaccctaccatctgaatgtggcagcagaaatccagactcatcagaccaggcaacgtttttccaatcttctattgtccagttttggtgagcctgtgtgaactgtagcctcagtttcctgttgttagctgacaggaacGGCGCCTGGTGTGGtctcctgctgctgtagcccatctgcttcaaggttggacgtgttgttggttcagagatgctcttctgcagaccttggttgtaaccagtggttatttgagttactgttgcctttctatcatcttgaaccagtctggccattctcctctgacctctggcatcaacaaggcattttcacccagagaactgctgctcactggatatttactctttttgggaccatcctctgtaaaccctagagatggttgtgtgtgaagatcccagtagatcagcagtttctggcaccaacaaccatgtcacgttcaaagtcacttaaatcacctttcttcctcattctgttgctcagtttgaacttcagcaggtcgtcttgaccatgtctacatgcctaaatgcatttagatgctgccatgtgattgacTGATTGGCTGCTtgcattaacaagcagttgaacaggtgtacctaatcaagtggctggtgagtgtatatgGTGATGTAAAACATCATCATTTACagatttgtcatattgtcaagatttttttttttttttgcatatacTCTGTATTTAGACTGTAAgacttaaataattaaaaaaacaataactgctacagcatgctggctcactgtcacttactgggacacttgaatggaacagagccatcattagtttcattagtaacacctgtgcttttcagGCTACGACAAGCCCAAAcctctgctgtgaaaaaggtctgaCAGAATGATTCCAGCTTTATCATGGCATTCTTTTTTATTCTAGATACCAACCTGTGAGGATAACAATGTTGATGTCGTCTTTGGTGGTCTGAAACTGGTCGGGGATACGCAGATTACTATAAACATCTTCCTTTCTCAGCCCGGTGAGTTTCCTACAGTGCAAGTATTAAAAGATAAGAATAGAAAAGTTATGTAATGTTAGGTAGTTTGTGCAAAAGAATACTTCTAAAGCTGCattacttgattttatgttgGCCACTTGGGGACAGCGGAACAAGCTGCAAACCCAACAGTGACATATTATCTTACGTTGTTACAGCAAACATGTTGGCATGTCCATCAGACACAGAGTAACACCAGCATGCATGTGGAGTTGTGCCTCTGTCCATCCCACCAATGTAAGTTCAGTATTCCCTGTCATTTTTATCTCTTATTTATTCTCCACCAACCTCTGAGGTAAACATCTGGctcttcagctgctaaatgcttcactatGCTCACTAGCTAGTCGCTAACTTTGTCGgcctgctgtttggtgctgggcaggtagcgTACAGCAgacttatgtatttattttaggaATAGGAATATATGAGAGCAAAGCATTAAAGTAAcgactgtaaaaccaaaacaataagctgAAAGATGCCAAAACTTTCCAAAGTGAAAAGTTCGGTGATATTTCTGAGTTGATTCATCACATCTAGATTTCTGTGCTCATCTCCAGGCACATTTttgctggctctagggctgttaCTTAAACTAcagattttacttttactttttgcaACCAGATGGAAAAGAGACGCCCCTCTCTCTTAAACTCAAACCAAACTTGGATCAAATTGTAACACTAGGCTGAACTGATCAAAAATACACCAAGGTTCTGTTACTGTGTCGCCTATTTTTcacttaaaatgtcttcagaaacatatttaagtgCACTGTTCAGCTGTAATATGAGATTTTGTGAGCATGAAGTGGActgggcgccatactgtttcctgtattgtgtaAATGGAGGCTAACAAAACTCAGATCAAATGggaaaactaggcagtgctaaTCAAACATGAACCAATACTCTCTTACTGTCTTGCCAATTTCTTGCCTCATATGttttcataaatatattttatcttaGTGTTCAACTGTAAGCCAAGATCATGTGTTACCGGctggccaccatattgtttctgGGGGAGCAACTTGCATTTAATCATTCACCAGTGGGAGCGCTTATTGGTCTTGTagttctgcaatgttctaaaaatctgccggttcacaccaatgcaaccaGATGAGACTGTGTATCAGCAGCGAGCCACCGTTTGACACCAGCACACTGTGGGGACGGAAACAGATACCTtggcacctgctgcagcaagcgaaCACGCCATCTGTGGTGATTTTGACCTGACCAGCATACTTCAtgacaagctgattggctgtagaaacacgTGACCAGCTTTACATTCGGACCAgtggagttgcaggtgacaccatcggccggcttgagttgagctcagaccggccagctCACAACggtgcaacttttctctgcaacgttctaaaaggGTTTTGTCTCATCGGGAagctttggtctgaactgggctttagattTTCTACGTCTTCAGTTAATATGGATGCAACAGGCCTTTCTCTGGTCATATGGCACCAATTCAAAAGTGTTTCactctttctactgcatagagaGGCCAGCTTTATGAACAGACCAtctctccagcagtgaaatgcTTTATTAAGTTTGCACAATACCTACCTGACATGTTGTATGAAATCAGGTAGTGTTGGCGTCTGAGGTGTGCTCTGGCCTTGGGCACTTTCTGAATCTCTGGGGCTGAGATTGAACTGGTTAAACAGGCTTCCAAGCTGAGGCATTCTAGTCTttatctaaagaaaaaaaacaaaataaaaaaacagattaataTCCAACAAGTAACaagtgacatctagttccattatattctaaagcagtggtttccaactgatgcagccatggggtccagatttctcctcagtcattagttcaaggtccacacagtttaatacattcagtgtcatacttgcattgGGCCATGTTGTCgggctagtttgctgtctgtcAGGGGACGATCACGCCTAAAAGGAGCGCTAGGAATGAGACGCCAGTAAAACAATTGATTCcctatgatacggcgcgtctgactggttttcaagcattttttatGATGAGCGTCTTtctggcgtctttttagacacgCATTCTTTTtctggcgtctttttagacgcgcgTTTGTAGACGCTGAAAGCTGAAATAATCTCAACTTTTGGGTTGTTTTGATCGCCTGGTTGCGCATGCACCCCCATTCTATATGCGCTCCTCATAAGGGCGTTTCAGgcatttcaagcgtctttgaagcgtccgcgtTTCTAGCGCCACCTGTAGGTGTGTTCAGCCccttagtcactcactctacagcaggaaaccgCACTTTAacataaaagctctgtgccggaaattcactgtgaTTCTAAATAAAGCGTGTTTTTTGCAAACTTGACTTGAGTCatttgcggtccattcagaatgtaCCCATGACCCACTTATGGACCGCTACccaccagtttggaaccactgttctacagaaggcagaaatctctacagccaatatctccaacacttctATGAAGTTCCTACATTAACCTGTGTACagcaaagtctgtggattattatgagtaactgggtcatgatttctggaaagagacattgctgttgagtttttcaaatgtatgttttaattatcattatttatttattattttattttttaaatttaattgtatttattttatttttgaaatttttattttattttttattttattttctaaattttattctattttgttatttttatttatttatttatttagttattaatttatttaattggcACTTTGACCACCACCAGCAGATGTTatatctagttctattatactgtactagagagaaggcagatatctcttCAACAAATATCTCCAACAGTCAGCAACTCACACGAAAACAACCTAAactaataaacagcactacagggaagaggaaaaatatgtattcttGTTTTTGGGGttgaactgtgcctttaagagccaatatatacagtaaaaaCAATAGAGCTTAACACAATAGTGTGTCTAAATGCATAGCTTTAGGTGCTTGGCTTCCCTTAGTTACTGTATAGACTGTACAGTAGTTTCAAAATGGTGTCAACATGGTATTTAAACTACAGTATTAAACACTGTTCATTGTTCCAGCCAAATTCAACATGTTGAACTAAATAAGTTTACAGTAAAAACACTCTCACTTTCTTAGAAGTCATCCTGACATCATGCTAACATGCCACATTCAGGTTTTACAGCTTTGTTGACGACACTTGAACTTGACGACCCTGTGGAGAGAACAAAGAGCAACACACAACACTGGCACGAGCTCTCAACCCAAGCCATACGTACTGATGACGTCTCGCGCTGTTTACAGAGCCGTTCAGAGGGAAAACTGAGGGGATTCAGCTCCACATTTTCCTGGCGTTAATGTCGGTCTACGGGGTCTCTACTCCAAATGCTGAGCAATGTAACTCTATCCAGGAACGCTCTTTCACAATGTCACcgctcccccctcctctcccctgctctcctccccgGCTGCAGCACTTCCAGTGTTCCTGGAAGAGGTAAACAACAGACCACGTGCACCATGTGCAGCATCATATTTCACCCACGGGGACATGACGTCACGTCACTCAGTGCAGCCGTGTTTGCGTGATGCATTTATGGGGGCCATGTTATTTTGATGGGATGTTCAGGTGATGCTTTGGATTAGGAATCTGCCTGACATACACATCAACACcgcagtgtaaaaatactccacaagtacacacacatactgtgagTGCATGAAATTAATATGTAAGGAAATGTAAACAAGTATTTGCAGCAGAATTTACTAAAGGATCTCAACTTACCGTCCAATAAAAACGTGGTATATTCAGCTCAGAAAATAACCTTACATTTAGCAGCTGTTCTTTTCTGAAGCTCTCGATCGTAACTACAGAAATATAATGCATTCATTTGAGGAAGAAAAAGCCCTTTCTTTGGGAATTTACAAAATTATTATATCagaattttgaaaaaagtttaCATGAAGAAAaatctgctctgtttttctgaatttggGTCTgagcaggggcgtaaatataaaCAGTGCGGGCAGTTCTGGGACACCTAGGGTGGAGGGGCCCATTAAGAGAGTGAGCCCTTGCGattgattcagattgccaccttggaaatatagctgtgtttaaagttaaataattaacaacaaaaaaaaaagaatgtttattcaattcaatttaatttaaaaaaaaaaaaaaaaacggtgctATTTGCTATATGGCAAATACATCTGcatcatggttttctttttcaaatagtcagtagctatctaaaacaaaatgatataCCTCTTCTATATAAgtataaaatctataaatatatgtatttggtccgctttaaacgaaccctggtccgctttcATGGATAGTTTGGTTCGTTTGAAGTGGTGTGAACGCCCATTTGAACTCTAGTGCGGACCAAAATAGCGAGCCTTGGTCCatttgaaaactgggggtctcggttcacttgcaagtgaaccctggtgcggttcgtttacAGTGGGAAATTCAAACTGACTCTCCAGCGAACCAAAGAaaggaagtgacgtagagcgcattgcattttgggtagaaaatAACAAAGCCAACAGCGCGAACCAcaagaagcagaggtaaaaataGAAAACGTTGGAAAATGTCTCGTGGGCAGACTAAAAAAGAAACTCCGAGACTGCATAAATTTGGTGTTGCTTCATTCACTTTGTGGCgaccaagccggctgaagggGACAGATTTTcgatgagccgggttttcttcttcctcatgctctttttcttcctggtcagtggtcgattcgggcaataccgcccccaagcaagcagctgttgtaactgcgtgacgttgtccaggcgTTTGGTCCGCttaaaaaagtgcagtgtgaaatgaatcgaaccaaatgaaggtgtgaaatttttcggcattcccTGCCCAATCGAACAGAGTCCCCAgaactatcctggtgtgaatgcgctcTAAGTAGTTCTTACATTttccaactgtaaaaatgtgtggccTATATaccaaataagaaaaataactaaaatgttTATCATACATCTACGGCCTGGCACCTTctcctctaaattttgccaaacctcagTAGCAGTAGCTCATCTTGAGTCTCTATTGCTGGGCTAgctgtggattccaaatccaaaaaaggaaatgtCTTGGAGGAAAATGGAGAATTTAAGTTATAGTACAGAATAATCATGAAGAGCCACCTGCAGAGTCGCCCCCTTGTGGTggaacatattaatgaatgttcATTTAGACCTGTTATATAATGAAGATAGGCTAGACTTAGACTTAATTGGCTGTCTTACCTTCATATAAAGCTCATTTCTGTTTTGCAGCTCTAGACAGATTTTCTTTTACTATTTTGGTTAAAAATGGCTCTTCTGgtagtaaaggttgccgacccctggtgaagtctctgtgtgtgctgagACAATACATGCATGATAGCGTGCACTAGGGCCGGTCATAATAGTGTGCAATGGGGAGTCCAagtacagcaaaaataaaaaggccTATGTGTAACAGCTTGTCACATCACAGAAAATTGTGTTGTTAACCACACAGCcaaatttaaatgattaaaaaaatataaaattaggttttaaaatcatgaaaaaataagcGCTATTTTTTGCTTGAGGTGCTGGGGGTGTATCCGCTGAagacaacaagaaaacaaagatCATATATTTGGGAaacctgtcccaaatatagccCTGtcgatttcagtgatttaagtaaATAATCGCCCAGGCtgttaattgaagttttactaTACTTAATAATACTgataaataatattaatgtttgtttattagctGGTaatttgcaaaagtggcccccagggTGAGTATTCCTGCCCTACATTTGATCCATAATTGTTGGTTTGGGATTACTGTTTGACATAAATCATAATGgcatttaaaatatttgacAAAATTACAGCAGTATTTAATACTAGAGGAATATGAGTTACTGGGGAACACAGTACAAGCTTTATGATCTAAGACAGAGAGCTACATCTCTGATCACTTCTCTGCAAATCTTATCAATATGTACCTCCACAAACAACTAGGATTGGCACTGACAAGTAGATCAGTGATAGTGCCGATATTTTTCAGTCAGGTCTTAAAGGAGAAATTTGGAATAATTCAGACTGCAAGAAAGTTATTTAAGTTATAGTTATATCTATAATCCAATTAATTCTAAGACATAGGCTGTGATAATTTATAATATAGCTGTGCAAATGAAGGTACATTAATGGATTAAATAACTAATATACATAATAATGTGACCCTTGAGAGTAACAGTGTAGAGAAGTTTATCATAGAGTTCTCTGAAAATAATAAGATTCTGCATTTTACAGCATGAGGGAGGGGACTGatgaaacatactgtatattgtgtGTTGTCCTCTGCAGCTTGTAGATAGTCTACATAAGGATTTGCTCGCACATCCATCAGGATCCTCACATCCTGCACAGACCTACAAAGAGGATATTACAAAAGTGATGAAGAATATTTAATTCAGctgtaaatacacacagaaTATCTCAATGTGGTGATAAACAATATCCGGATAGCACAAAATACCATGAAAGAGCTTAATATCAAGAGCAGATAGCCAAATCAGCTCATATGGGCTCAATGGAAGCCAATAAACAGAGGCACTCTGCCTCTCCTGACCTTCACTTCTGGTTGAGATCGGGGCGATAAAGCAGGCGCAACCTCAATAAAACCCATACAATGgagtaaaataaatagatattaAATTAAAGCAGAGGCAATACTGGCTGAACTGCCGCAGGAATTCGAGAACAAAAGCTTCTTTGTGCAGTTTAATATTGTCTACAATCACCGCCTCGTGATACATTTCCAATCATTTCCATCTCCTGCCTTCACGTATCAACACATATAATCATCTTGTATTGGAACTTGCAAATGACTCGTGTGTGTGAGCAGCCACGTTTAGATATTAAATGCGCCTCGTGCTCCTAGTTTGGCCTT from Epinephelus fuscoguttatus linkage group LG20, E.fuscoguttatus.final_Chr_v1 includes:
- the si:zfos-911d5.4 gene encoding uncharacterized protein si:zfos-911d5.4 isoform X1, translated to MPQLGSLFNQFNLSPRDSESAQGQSTPQTPTLPDFIQHVRKLTGLRKEDVYSNLRIPDQFQTTKDDINIVILTGQGIFCIDVKPWRGTVSAHNQNWHVQVKEEDQNFTNTCIEQIEDPLKAIMTKTANLCGHLMRTGVLVRQSLFFPRVVFLSPDCELDEELRKRRELVSHSQIDDFLRSFREGYVAWISDALTPSWLSGHLSYRQMESVREVLRRVGTWDLVRLHGGEQLKGDYQGCQYIALNRQETDTLEFSRVRTLSADSLWALLGHTPQAFPLLFWENTGWIEAEDCRTSQQFYSYLKTIRANFNYKLSGHYCTHTTLRDCNKMLVKRHSIREILRFNKLTAPQKIEV
- the si:zfos-911d5.4 gene encoding uncharacterized protein si:zfos-911d5.4 isoform X2; this encodes MPQLGSLFNQFNLSPRDSESAQGQSTPQTPTLPDFIQHVRKLTGLRKEDVYSNLRIPDQFQTTKDDINIVILTGQGIFCIDVKPWRGTVSAHNQNWHVQVKEEDQNFTNTCIEQIEDPLKAIMTKTANLCGHLMRTGVLVRQSLFFPRVVFLSPDCELDEELRKRRELVSHSQIDDFLRSFREGYVAWISDALTPSWLSGHLSYRQMESVREVLRRVGTWDLVRLHGGEQLKGDYQGCQYIALNRQETDTLEFSRVRTLSADSLWALLGHTPQVTVKMYKRGSQGWLGKSLNATATIPSNTSVIFRISGEEADAKIPANTIHSITLSN